A genomic segment from Corylus avellana chromosome ca5, CavTom2PMs-1.0 encodes:
- the LOC132182510 gene encoding cytochrome P450 89A2-like has protein sequence MEFWLIILLSLSACFSIKTLLTLLFSSKTTKKNEFPPGPPSLPIIGHLHLLPKSTIELRSLLSNLSQKYGHIMTLLVGSKPLVFITSYPIAHQALVKNSAIFANRPPIVPVSYVLSNKHKDIGGSPYGLTWRVLRRNLMSEALHPSSLKSYSFARNRSMETLVNSFNQCSKQEGEAVRLFEHLHRAVFSLFILMTYGDIGEDAIREVEHIQYTFLVSYAKFSVFASWPRLGKLVYRKRWQRYTQFLKRQYDILMPHIRARQKLKQEKGAKEVDLVTYTDTLLDLEISEGAGKLEEADVLSLSSEFINAGADTTATMFHWVMAYLVKHPRIQAKLFGEISRVVEQGAKEVKEEDLQRIPYLKAVILECLRIHPPNTSLVPHTNTEDMELCGYTIPKNTTVLIGTGIIGRDPTVWENPMEFRPERMMSRSSSDDGGEEVGDVSSFKMLPFGAGRRMCPGYKYGSLILEYFVANLVWNFEWKAVDGVDLSEKEEFLVVMKNPVQAQIIPRVK, from the coding sequence ATGGAGTTCTGGCTCATCATCCTCCTATCCCTCTCTGCATGCTTTTCCATAAAAACCCTCTTaactcttctcttctcctccaaaaccacaaaaaagaaTGAGTTCCCACCAGGACCCCCTTCTCTTCCCATAATAGGACACCTCCATTTACTTCCCAAATCAACAATTGAACTTCGTTCCCTCCTCTCTAACCTCTCCCAAAAGTATGGCCACATCATGACACTCCTCGTCGGCTCTAAACCCCTCGTTTTCATAACCTCCTACCCCATCGCCCACCAAGCCCTTGTTAAAAACAGCGCAATCTTTGCAAACCGCCCACCAATTGTCCCCGTCAGCTACGTTCTCAGCAACAAGCACAAAGATATTGGGGGATCCCCCTATGGCCTTACTTGGCGTGTCCTTCGTCGTAATCTCATGTCCGAAGCTCTCCACCCTTCTAGCTTGAAATCCTACTCCTTCGCCCGCAACCGATCCATGGAAACATTGGTTAACAGCTTCAACCAATGTTCCAAGCAAGAGGGCGAGGCCGTACGACTCTTTGAGCATCTCCACCGCGCCGTGTTTTCCTTGTTCATTCTCATGACATATGGTGACATCGGCGAAGATGCAATTCGAGAAGTCGAACACATACAATATACATTTCTTGTCAGCTACGCTAAGTTCAGCGTCTTCGCTTCCTGGCCGAGATTGGGGAAGCTTGTCTATAGAAAGCGCTGGCAAAGGTACACTCAATTTTTAAAGCGTCAATACGACATCCTGATGCCTCATATTAGAGCTCGCCAGAAGTTGAAGCAAGAGAAGGGTGCCAAAGAAGTGGATTTGGTTACATACACAGACACCTTACTGGATTTGGAAATTTCTGAGGGCGCCGGTAAGCTTGAGGAGGCCGATGTACTGAGCTTGAGCTCTGAGTTTATCAACGCAGGCGCCGACACAACCGCAACGATGTTCCACTGGGTCATGGCGTATTTGGTGAAGCACCCGCGTATTCAAGCCAAGCTTTTTGGTGAAATCAGCCGAGTTGTGGAACAAGGAGCGAAGGAGGTTAAGGAGGAGGATTTGCAGAGGATTCCATATTTGAAAGCGGTAATCCTCGAATGTCTCAGAATTCACCCTCCAAACACCTCCTTAGTTCCACACACAAACACAGAAGATATGGAGTTATGTGGCTACACTATCCCCAAAAATACAACGGTGCTCATCGGAACAGGAATAATAGGGCGCGATCCAACGGTGTGGGAGAATCCAATGGAGTTTAGGCCTGAAAGGATGATGAGTAGGTCTAGTAGTGATGACGGTGGAGAAGAAGTGGGTGATGTGTCGTCATTTAAGATGTTGCCCTTTGGTGCTGGGAGGAGGATGTGTCCCGGCTACAAATATGGATCCCTTATTCTGGAGTACTTTGTTGCAAATTTGGTTTGGAATTTTGAGTGGAAAGCGGTGGACGGTGTTGATCTGTCGGAGAAGGAAGAATTCTTGGTGGTTATGAAGAATCCGGTGCAAGCTCAGATTATCCCAAGAGTCAAGTAG